The proteins below are encoded in one region of Reichenbachiella sp. 5M10:
- a CDS encoding iron-sulfur cluster repair di-iron protein has product MRSQQSIESLINENFVYAKVLDFFGVEFYESRHKTLTQVCQENNIKVETLVSVLENKASDQAIDFLALKKFPVRLLIEYLKHSHQVFIKESLPFLLKLSSKLETPVSTELQRDLKVILPMFVEDFIHHIYEEEDRFFAYVLELDNFVNQRKYSSNVLSRHESFSIQEFALHHSDSDDEMAGIRGITNSYDIDAVKEVQLRVLMQELKAFDDKLAQHARIENDILFPKALELEKASKALFQSKVAMN; this is encoded by the coding sequence ATGCGTTCACAGCAATCCATTGAAAGTCTCATCAACGAAAATTTTGTCTACGCCAAAGTGTTGGACTTTTTTGGTGTGGAGTTTTATGAGTCTCGTCACAAGACACTGACTCAGGTGTGTCAAGAAAACAATATCAAAGTAGAGACTCTTGTGTCTGTTTTGGAAAACAAAGCCAGCGATCAAGCAATTGATTTTTTAGCCCTAAAAAAGTTTCCCGTACGATTGTTGATCGAGTATCTCAAGCATTCGCATCAGGTTTTTATCAAAGAGTCCCTGCCTTTTTTGCTCAAGCTCAGTAGCAAGTTGGAGACTCCCGTTAGTACTGAGTTGCAGCGCGATCTCAAGGTGATCTTACCCATGTTTGTGGAAGATTTTATTCATCATATCTACGAAGAGGAGGATCGCTTTTTTGCTTACGTCTTGGAACTGGACAATTTTGTGAATCAGCGGAAGTATTCATCCAACGTGTTGTCACGACATGAGTCTTTCTCGATTCAGGAGTTTGCGTTGCATCATAGTGATTCGGACGATGAGATGGCAGGGATCCGAGGGATTACCAATAGCTACGATATAGACGCGGTGAAAGAGGTGCAATTGAGGGTTTTGATGCAAGAACTCAAGGCCTTTGATGACAAGCTGGCACAGCATGCGCGGATCGAAAACGATATCTTGTTTCCCAAGGCGTTGGAATTGGAGAAGGCATCCAAAGCACTGTTTCAATCCAAAGTCGCTATGAACTGA